The Brassica napus cultivar Da-Ae chromosome C7, Da-Ae, whole genome shotgun sequence genomic interval ACTTTTACACAATTACATAGTTCTAAAGCAGAACGAAAACAGAACAAAAGagttaaatctttttttttttttttgaaaattatcaaGTTAATGCAACCccaaagaggaggaagaagtaGAAGAGAAAATGAGAAACTCTACCACTGAGCACCTCCTCCCATGACATTATCACGCCTAGATCCCATAGTCATCATAACCTTAAACTCCTCAAAATCAATAGTCCCATCTCCATCCTTATCCACACCACTAATCATCTTCCTACACTCCGCTATCGAGCATTCATCTCCAAGACTCCTCAAAACCTCATGCAGCTCCTCCGCGGAAATAGACCCGTTCCCGTCGATATCATAAACAGAGAACGCATCCTTAAGATTCTCCAGCACATCGTTCTGGTCCATCCCTTTCGTGAACAGCTCAACGAACTCCTCCAAGTTTATGTAACCGTCTCCTTTCTTGTCGATCTCTGCTACCGCCTTCTGAAGCTCCTCCTCTGGAACCTCGTGGCCTAGACTCGCCATTATGGCGCCTAGCTCCTTTGACGAGATCTTGCCGTCTCCGTTCACGTCGAACTTCTTGAACACGGCTTCTAGCTCTCTTACCTCGGTTTTACCCGAGCGTGCCTTTTGCAAGAACGGCGAGTCTGCTCCCGTTCGAGAGGCCGTGCCATTGGACTCCTTCTTGCTGTTGAACATCGTTTCTGTGGAAACAGAGAATCAGGAGTATGAGAAATATCCGTATTTGTGTGATTTTCAGAGGAAGCGGGAGATTCTCTGAATCACTAGCTATTTTGGGAACATGAATCtatttagttatttggttttcaTGATGATGGATATAGCGACAAATATCAGATATAATCAGTTATGCATGATTTACTTTAGAGCCTTGACTAAATTAGGAAATCAAAAGGTTTTGCAAAGATTTTCTAATGGCATGGGATATAAATAGAGTCGAACTTAAGGTCGATGAATAAGCCATACAAGCCATTCTATTAAAAGTCCCAGAGCAGTGAATAGTTTTCACCAGTATGGATCACATGATAGCAGTCTCAGCGGGAAATGATAATTTCCACACCAAGAAAACCTAAATGTGTCTTTCAGCTCTACGATGGAAAGCCAATGTGGCAATGCCTTATACTCCGAGTTTCTTCGTTACATAAAGTTCTTGGATCTCTCTTAATTAATTACTCAGCTTTTCGGGTTTAATAATTGCTGGTTTTGATCAAAGATGCATTGGCTAGTCTCTCGAAAAATACGGTTTTGTTTGTAAGGATTTCACTAAGGCTAGCTGGACCGTGTAGTTGGAACAGTTCTCCAAATTAGAGTTTTGATTGGAATGATTCTCTTAAATTATCGAAAGAATACGGGTTTGTTTGATATCGACCtaatttgtaaatttatttgaatgctcagg includes:
- the LOC106430679 gene encoding probable calcium-binding protein CML25 yields the protein MFNSKKESNGTASRTGADSPFLQKARSGKTEVRELEAVFKKFDVNGDGKISSKELGAIMASLGHEVPEEELQKAVAEIDKKGDGYINLEEFVELFTKGMDQNDVLENLKDAFSVYDIDGNGSISAEELHEVLRSLGDECSIAECRKMISGVDKDGDGTIDFEEFKVMMTMGSRRDNVMGGGAQW